The proteins below are encoded in one region of Candidatus Zixiibacteriota bacterium:
- the thrS gene encoding threonine--tRNA ligase — protein sequence MSSEQIKIRLPDGSERPFPKGVTGREIAEAISSRLAKEAIAVKVNSTVKDLSCRIDSDAPFEVLTFDTPEGKQVFWHSTAHIMAQAVQELYPGVKLAIGPPIEEGFYYDFEMEKPFSPEDLQKIETRMAEIINEKASFQREEVSRAETIEHYRRKGETYKVEMLERDILDERVSVYKHSSFEDLCRGPHIPNTGVVKAFKLISSSGAYWRGDEKNRMLQRIYGVSYPKKSMLDEYLFRLEEAKRRDHRELGKQLGLFHITNEVGAGLILWLPKGAVMRNEIENFWREEHFKSGYNIVYSPHIANLDLWKRSGHTEFYRENMYHPMSVDELQFQIKPMNCPFHIMMYKSRRWSYRELPLRWAELGTVYRYEMPGVLHGLMRVRGFTQDDAHHFVAPDQMEDELVWLIKFCLHILEPFKFKDYDIYLSTRPAGAIGNEDNWVKAESGLRRALEILELKYLVDQGGGAFYGPKIDIKIKDALGRSWQCSTIQFDFNLPERFDLSFADKDGQLKRPYMIHRALLGSIERFFGVLIEHYAGKFPLWLAPIQARVLPITDEFNSYGEQVLLRLREHAIRAELDARSEKIGHKIRESELQKIPYMLIIGAKEKDSGSVALRIHGKGDKGSFELDKLLDMMKSEIREKAIEPAI from the coding sequence ATGAGTTCAGAGCAGATTAAGATAAGATTACCGGACGGCTCGGAGCGCCCCTTTCCAAAAGGAGTCACCGGACGCGAGATTGCGGAAGCAATTTCGTCCCGGTTGGCAAAAGAGGCTATCGCAGTTAAAGTCAACAGTACCGTGAAAGACCTTTCCTGTCGGATAGACAGTGACGCCCCATTTGAAGTGCTGACCTTTGATACCCCTGAGGGAAAGCAGGTATTCTGGCACTCCACCGCCCATATAATGGCGCAGGCCGTTCAGGAACTCTATCCGGGAGTGAAACTGGCAATCGGTCCGCCGATAGAGGAAGGTTTTTACTATGATTTTGAAATGGAGAAGCCGTTTTCGCCGGAAGATCTGCAGAAGATTGAAACCCGGATGGCGGAAATAATAAACGAGAAGGCGTCTTTTCAGAGGGAAGAAGTCAGCCGGGCGGAGACAATTGAGCATTATCGCCGGAAAGGGGAGACATACAAAGTCGAGATGCTGGAGCGGGATATTCTGGATGAGCGAGTTTCCGTCTATAAACATTCCAGTTTTGAAGATCTCTGTCGCGGTCCTCATATTCCGAACACCGGCGTGGTGAAGGCGTTTAAATTAATCTCCTCCTCGGGCGCTTATTGGCGCGGCGACGAAAAGAACCGGATGTTGCAGCGAATATATGGAGTCTCGTATCCCAAAAAGAGCATGCTCGATGAATACCTGTTTCGTCTGGAGGAAGCCAAGCGTCGGGACCATCGCGAACTGGGAAAACAGCTGGGGCTGTTTCATATTACCAATGAGGTCGGCGCCGGACTTATTTTGTGGCTCCCCAAGGGGGCGGTGATGCGCAACGAAATAGAGAATTTCTGGCGCGAGGAGCATTTTAAGAGCGGCTACAATATTGTTTATTCGCCTCATATCGCCAATCTCGATTTGTGGAAGCGCTCGGGACACACCGAATTCTATCGTGAAAATATGTATCATCCGATGAGCGTGGATGAACTTCAATTTCAGATAAAGCCGATGAATTGCCCGTTTCATATTATGATGTATAAATCGCGGCGCTGGAGTTACCGGGAACTGCCTCTGCGCTGGGCCGAACTGGGGACGGTTTACCGGTATGAAATGCCCGGGGTACTGCACGGCTTGATGCGGGTGCGGGGATTTACCCAGGATGATGCGCATCATTTTGTCGCGCCGGACCAGATGGAAGATGAACTGGTCTGGCTGATAAAATTCTGCCTGCATATTCTGGAGCCGTTCAAATTCAAGGATTATGATATATATCTTTCCACTCGTCCGGCCGGCGCCATCGGCAACGAAGACAATTGGGTAAAAGCGGAGAGCGGGCTTCGGCGCGCCCTGGAGATTTTGGAGCTGAAATATCTGGTTGACCAGGGGGGCGGAGCCTTTTATGGGCCAAAGATTGACATCAAGATAAAAGATGCCCTGGGACGCTCCTGGCAGTGCTCCACAATTCAATTCGATTTCAATCTGCCTGAGCGATTCGACCTGTCGTTTGCCGACAAAGATGGGCAATTAAAGCGCCCATATATGATTCATCGGGCTCTTCTCGGCTCCATTGAGCGATTTTTCGGGGTGCTGATTGAGCATTACGCCGGCAAATTTCCGCTCTGGCTGGCGCCGATTCAAGCGCGGGTGCTTCCTATAACCGATGAATTCAATTCCTACGGCGAACAGGTTCTCTTGCGGTTGAGAGAGCATGCGATTAGGGCGGAATTGGACGCCCGTTCGGAAAAAATCGGGCACAAAATCAGAGAATCGGAGTTGCAGAAAATTCCATATATGCTTATAATAGGCGCCAAGGAGAAAGATTCCGGCTCGGTGGCGTTGCGGATACATGGAAAAGGGGACAAAGGGAGTTTCGAGCTGGATAAGCTGCTTGATATGATGAAAAGCGAAATACGGGAAAAGGCGATTGAGCCTGCAATATAA
- the rpmI gene encoding 50S ribosomal protein L35: MPKIKTNRSAAKRFRKTATGKIKRKKAFHTHILTKKTTKRKRKLRKLTITSKADHKRVRLLIPYA, encoded by the coding sequence ATGCCCAAGATAAAGACAAATCGGTCCGCAGCGAAACGGTTTCGGAAAACCGCGACGGGCAAGATTAAAAGGAAAAAGGCGTTTCATACGCACATTTTGACGAAGAAGACAACGAAGCGAAAGAGAAAGCTTCGTAAGTTGACGATTACGAGCAAGGCGGACCATAAGCGAGTCCGGCTGCTGATTCCGTATGCATGA
- the pheS gene encoding phenylalanine--tRNA ligase subunit alpha — translation MSGLDHIDGILQEALRAIEGSRSPQELEAIDIKYLGRKGAITAVLKGIKDLPPDSRKVVGAAANQARLRLEEALSTARQKFEGVKQTSSFDYTLPGIRQRQGALHPITRVIDRICQSFYGMGFSIARGPEIETDYYNFEALNFPPDHPARDMQDTFYLDGGLVLRTHTTPVQIRVLESSQPPVKVITPGKTYRNEVISTRSYCVFHQVDGFLVDEGITMADLKGVLVAFCRDFFGEALKLRFRPSFFPFTEPSAEVDITCFLCKGKGCQLCKYEGWIEILGCGMIDPNVMRNVGYDSEKLTGYAFGLGVERIALLKYRITDIRLLYENDIRFIRQFR, via the coding sequence ATGTCCGGGCTTGACCATATAGATGGCATTCTCCAGGAAGCTCTGAGGGCAATTGAGGGGTCACGTTCGCCTCAGGAATTGGAGGCGATTGATATAAAATATCTTGGCCGCAAAGGGGCAATAACGGCAGTCCTCAAAGGCATCAAAGATTTGCCGCCAGACAGCCGGAAAGTGGTCGGGGCGGCCGCCAACCAGGCGCGGCTCCGTCTGGAAGAAGCCCTCAGCACCGCTCGCCAAAAATTCGAGGGGGTCAAACAAACATCGTCGTTCGATTATACTCTTCCCGGCATCCGACAGAGACAGGGGGCGCTGCACCCTATCACCCGCGTAATTGACCGGATCTGTCAATCATTTTACGGAATGGGCTTTTCCATAGCGCGGGGACCAGAGATAGAAACCGATTATTATAATTTTGAGGCGCTCAATTTTCCTCCCGACCACCCGGCCCGGGATATGCAGGATACTTTTTATCTCGACGGGGGTCTGGTATTGCGGACGCACACGACGCCGGTCCAGATAAGAGTTTTGGAATCAAGCCAGCCGCCGGTAAAAGTCATTACCCCGGGGAAAACCTACCGCAACGAGGTGATTTCTACCAGGTCGTACTGCGTATTTCATCAGGTGGATGGATTCCTGGTGGATGAAGGGATAACTATGGCTGACCTCAAAGGGGTGCTGGTAGCCTTCTGCCGGGATTTTTTCGGAGAAGCATTAAAACTCCGTTTCCGCCCCAGTTTCTTCCCCTTCACGGAACCGTCGGCGGAGGTTGATATCACCTGTTTTCTATGCAAAGGGAAAGGATGCCAGCTTTGCAAGTATGAAGGATGGATTGAGATTCTTGGCTGCGGCATGATTGACCCGAATGTGATGCGCAATGTCGGATATGATTCTGAAAAACTTACCGGTTATGCCTTCGGCCTGGGCGTGGAGAGAATTGCGCTTCTGAAGTACCGGATTACCGATATTCGATTACTCTATGAAAATGATATTCGCTTTATCAGGCAGTTTCGCTAA
- a CDS encoding DUF2905 domain-containing protein: protein MKYIQTGKILILLGIGLIITGIILLFSGKIPFLGRLPGDLSWRTGNFRIYFPIATMLLISLLLTIIINLFRGGK, encoded by the coding sequence GTGAAATACATTCAAACAGGCAAGATTTTGATATTGTTGGGGATAGGGCTGATTATTACCGGAATCATTCTTCTCTTTTCCGGAAAGATTCCGTTTTTGGGGCGGTTGCCGGGTGACCTGAGTTGGCGGACCGGCAATTTCCGGATATATTTCCCCATTGCTACGATGCTTCTTATTTCCTTGCTTCTGACCATAATCATAAATCTCTTCAGAGGCGGGAAATAA
- the infC gene encoding translation initiation factor IF-3 has translation MREEDIVQKGIRVNEQISISPVRLIGASGEQIGIIPIREALERAREANLDLVEVSPTSRPPVCRIMDFGKYKYELAKKAKLARKKQHVVQMKEMRYRPKIDEHDFQFKTKHVREFLMQGSKVKAFVMFSGREMAHTEYGYKLLERVVQELSDISTIEQTAKLEGRNLTVILNPKPQAIKAKPKRPENAQDKDKSVRSETVSENRDGQD, from the coding sequence ATAAGGGAGGAAGATATAGTCCAGAAAGGAATACGGGTTAACGAGCAGATTTCGATATCGCCAGTTCGGCTGATAGGAGCCAGCGGCGAGCAGATCGGGATAATACCGATTCGGGAAGCGCTGGAGCGGGCGCGGGAAGCGAATCTTGATCTGGTCGAGGTTTCGCCCACAAGTCGTCCGCCGGTCTGCCGGATAATGGATTTTGGAAAGTATAAGTATGAGCTTGCCAAGAAGGCGAAGTTAGCCCGCAAGAAACAGCATGTGGTCCAGATGAAGGAGATGCGGTATCGTCCCAAGATTGACGAGCACGATTTTCAGTTCAAGACCAAGCATGTTCGTGAATTTCTGATGCAGGGAAGTAAGGTCAAGGCTTTCGTGATGTTCAGCGGCCGGGAGATGGCGCACACGGAATACGGTTATAAACTTCTGGAACGAGTGGTTCAGGAATTAAGTGATATTAGTACGATAGAACAGACTGCGAAACTGGAGGGGCGGAATCTGACGGTGATTCTGAATCCCAAGCCGCAGGCAATTAAAGCCAAACCGAAGAGGCCAGAGAATGCCCAAGATAAAGACAAATCGGTCCGCAGCGAAACGGTTTCGGAAAACCGCGACGGGCAAGATTAA
- the rplT gene encoding 50S ribosomal protein L20 has translation MPRAMNNVAAHRRHKKILKKAKGNFSGRSRLYRTAIETVHKGMAYAYRDRKNKKRVFRNLWIARISAAAKMHGINYSTFISGLKKAGVNLDRKILADIAARDAATFGRLAEMARQN, from the coding sequence ATGCCACGCGCAATGAACAATGTTGCCGCTCATAGAAGGCATAAGAAGATTCTTAAGAAGGCCAAAGGAAATTTCAGCGGTCGCTCGCGGCTGTACCGGACGGCAATCGAAACGGTGCATAAAGGGATGGCTTATGCCTACCGCGACCGCAAGAATAAAAAGAGAGTATTCCGTAATCTCTGGATTGCCCGTATCTCGGCGGCGGCTAAGATGCATGGCATCAATTATTCCACCTTCATCAGCGGATTGAAAAAAGCCGGTGTCAATCTTGACCGCAAGATTCTGGCGGATATAGCCGCCCGCGATGCGGCCACCTTCGGCCGATTGGCTGAAATGGCCCGACAGAATTAG
- the pheT gene encoding phenylalanine--tRNA ligase subunit beta, giving the protein MQISYNWLKELVNISWAPRELAERLTLCGTQADAAPFIDASLENLVVGKIVEIEPVKGSDHLSTAKVDAGGEILQVICGAPNARAEQKVVLAKVGATLKGVGEIKKAKIRGVESFGMICSERELGLSDDHSGIMVLDSNAPVGEAAARYLGIDDFVLKFDLTPNRGDSLSAVGIARDVAALAGKRLRKPEYILEEIRERADRGVKISIADSEACPRYAARIIKGVKIGPSPWWIKRKLLVSGIRPISNVVDITNLVMLELGHPLHAFDYSLFGGKEILVRRAEEGEMFITLDGKEHRLNREVLLITDGKQGVAAAGVMGGLNSEVSDSTTEILLESAYFNPVTIRRSRQKLGITTESSTRFEKGADPNIVTEALNRAAYLIQEYAGGKILQGIVDCYPRKIFPLKIKLRTARVNKILGTRITTERMREILKGLEFEPMGDESMEVLVPTFRPDVTREIDLIEEIARIEGYDKIPTGDRNIGPLFTHLAEDDILRQSIRQIMTAQGYDEIYSSGMAEPRLLEAVSGAAPSVKILNPIAEDMSALQNSLMYSLLRATAHNFAHRNLDIRLFELGKAFHPAAEGASPLETEQLGLIVSGNSSLHWFSKERKYDFFDLKGAIEGLSDAIALREIEFHPTDMLPFETGIAFALMIDGKEVGRAGEIAADILRKFDIKQSAFAAVLNFDAILGNRLPSAEYRPLPKFPSAPRDVALIVDETIKVADLMHGIKSTGGTLLEKVELFDLYRGKQVGEGKKSLAFALTFRSPERSLESKEVSEIYDKITDYLKNQFKAEIREG; this is encoded by the coding sequence ATGCAGATTTCATATAACTGGTTAAAGGAACTGGTCAATATTTCCTGGGCGCCCAGGGAGCTGGCGGAACGGCTTACCCTTTGCGGTACGCAGGCGGATGCGGCGCCGTTTATCGATGCCAGTCTGGAAAATCTTGTAGTCGGCAAGATTGTGGAGATTGAGCCGGTCAAGGGGAGCGACCATCTGAGTACCGCCAAAGTTGACGCAGGCGGCGAAATTCTTCAGGTTATCTGCGGGGCTCCCAACGCCCGGGCGGAACAAAAAGTGGTCCTGGCAAAAGTGGGCGCAACCCTCAAAGGAGTTGGAGAAATAAAGAAAGCGAAAATTCGGGGGGTTGAGTCGTTTGGAATGATCTGCTCGGAAAGGGAGCTGGGGCTTTCTGACGACCACTCCGGCATTATGGTTCTGGACAGTAACGCGCCGGTAGGCGAAGCGGCGGCACGATATCTCGGGATAGATGACTTTGTTCTTAAGTTCGACCTGACCCCCAATCGTGGAGATTCTCTGTCGGCAGTAGGGATAGCTCGGGATGTGGCGGCACTGGCTGGAAAGAGGCTTCGAAAGCCGGAATATATACTGGAGGAAATCCGCGAGAGGGCTGACAGAGGGGTCAAGATATCTATCGCCGACTCGGAGGCTTGTCCTCGATATGCGGCAAGAATTATCAAAGGTGTGAAGATAGGACCATCGCCATGGTGGATAAAGCGGAAGCTGCTTGTCTCAGGGATTCGCCCTATTTCAAATGTCGTCGATATTACAAATTTAGTGATGCTCGAATTGGGGCATCCCCTTCATGCTTTTGATTACAGCCTCTTTGGCGGTAAAGAAATCCTGGTGCGCCGGGCGGAGGAAGGGGAGATGTTCATCACCCTTGACGGAAAAGAGCACCGATTGAATAGAGAAGTTCTCCTTATTACTGACGGTAAACAGGGCGTTGCTGCGGCCGGAGTTATGGGGGGACTGAACTCGGAGGTGTCGGATTCCACCACTGAGATTTTGCTGGAATCGGCATATTTCAATCCGGTCACAATTCGCCGGAGCCGTCAGAAACTGGGAATCACCACCGAGTCATCAACCCGTTTCGAAAAAGGCGCCGACCCGAATATTGTGACCGAAGCGCTCAACCGCGCCGCCTACCTGATACAGGAATACGCCGGCGGCAAGATTCTTCAGGGGATAGTCGACTGCTATCCGCGAAAGATTTTCCCTCTCAAGATTAAACTGAGAACGGCGCGGGTAAATAAGATATTAGGCACCCGCATAACGACCGAGCGAATGAGAGAGATTCTTAAGGGGCTGGAGTTTGAGCCGATGGGCGACGAATCAATGGAAGTGCTTGTTCCGACCTTCCGTCCCGATGTCACCAGAGAGATTGACTTGATTGAAGAGATTGCCAGGATTGAAGGGTACGATAAGATTCCGACCGGGGACCGGAATATTGGACCACTTTTCACTCATCTGGCTGAGGATGATATCCTGCGGCAATCGATTCGACAGATTATGACTGCGCAGGGGTATGATGAAATCTACAGCTCCGGAATGGCCGAACCAAGGCTGCTGGAAGCGGTCAGCGGCGCCGCACCGTCGGTGAAAATCTTAAATCCGATAGCGGAAGATATGTCGGCGCTCCAGAATAGCCTGATGTACTCGCTTCTTCGCGCGACCGCCCACAATTTTGCCCACCGAAATCTTGATATACGGCTGTTTGAACTGGGAAAGGCGTTCCATCCGGCGGCAGAGGGCGCTTCGCCCCTTGAAACCGAGCAGCTGGGACTAATTGTCTCCGGAAACTCTTCCCTGCACTGGTTTAGCAAGGAGCGGAAGTACGACTTCTTTGATTTGAAGGGGGCGATAGAAGGTCTTTCCGACGCCATTGCTCTCCGGGAGATTGAATTTCATCCGACGGATATGCTACCCTTTGAAACCGGGATTGCCTTCGCGCTGATGATAGATGGCAAAGAGGTGGGCCGGGCGGGAGAAATCGCGGCTGATATTCTTCGGAAGTTCGACATCAAGCAGTCCGCCTTCGCGGCGGTATTAAATTTCGACGCGATTCTGGGAAACCGTCTGCCGTCAGCGGAATACCGGCCGCTGCCTAAGTTCCCCTCGGCGCCGCGGGATGTTGCCCTGATTGTCGATGAAACTATCAAAGTCGCAGATTTAATGCATGGGATTAAATCGACCGGCGGAACGCTACTGGAGAAAGTCGAGCTGTTTGACCTTTACCGGGGTAAACAGGTTGGCGAAGGGAAGAAGTCGCTGGCGTTTGCGCTTACTTTTCGCTCCCCGGAGCGCAGTTTGGAGAGCAAGGAAGTTTCTGAAATATATGATAAAATCACCGATTACTTAAAGAATCAGTTTAAGGCGGAGATTCGGGAAGGATAG
- a CDS encoding cell division protein ZapA yields the protein MSGLSEKIQTVKVVILGEEYPIRGSAEPEFILRVAEYVDRKMRDIASKSKNRSPEKLAVLAALNIAGELLELEAQRSDKISSVEDRAKTILELLESKLPVGDAD from the coding sequence ATGTCTGGTTTATCAGAGAAGATACAAACTGTAAAAGTTGTAATTTTAGGCGAAGAATATCCTATCCGGGGGTCAGCCGAACCCGAATTTATTTTGCGCGTTGCCGAATATGTTGACCGTAAGATGCGGGACATAGCCTCCAAGTCAAAAAATAGATCGCCCGAGAAATTGGCGGTATTAGCCGCCTTAAATATTGCGGGAGAATTGCTTGAACTTGAAGCGCAGCGATCGGACAAAATATCCAGCGTCGAGGACCGGGCAAAAACAATTCTTGAGTTGCTGGAGAGCAAATTACCGGTAGGGGACGCCGACTGA
- the rny gene encoding ribonuclease Y yields MNGTLLIVLFSVLAGIAGFAVAWLVLRRIANTRIANAEELSKKIISEAEKEAEIKKKEALLEAKEEWYKAKSNFERELQNKRNDIQKVEKRLQEKESSVDKRLESLAKREKDIQFRERTLSGREKGITLREQELEKAIQVQNEKLERIAQMTAEEAKRELKENLISEAKVEAAAMIKEIKETAERNAEKEARELIIQAIYRCAADHAVESTVSVVNLPNEEMKGRIIGREGRNIRSFETATGIDVIVDDTPEAVILSGYDPIRREVARMALEKLITDGRIHPTRIEEIVEKTQKEMEMLIREAGEQAAFDVGVQGLHAEVIKLLGKLKYRTSYGQNVLQHSKEVAILAGLMAAELGLDPNLAKRSGLLHDVGKAIDRETEGTHTEIGANFLARLGENPIIVNAVASHHGDVPQETPYPVLVQAADAISGARPGARREPLEAYIKRLEKLEELADSFKGVSKAFAIQAGREVRVIVECETIDDLATTILAGDIAKKIEQEMEYPGQIKVTVIRETRATEFAK; encoded by the coding sequence ATGAATGGCACCCTTTTAATAGTGCTGTTTTCGGTGCTGGCCGGAATTGCGGGGTTTGCCGTTGCCTGGCTGGTCCTGCGAAGAATAGCCAATACGCGGATTGCTAATGCCGAGGAACTTTCCAAGAAGATTATTTCGGAGGCGGAAAAAGAAGCGGAAATAAAAAAGAAAGAAGCGCTTCTGGAAGCCAAAGAAGAATGGTATAAAGCCAAGTCCAACTTTGAAAGGGAACTTCAGAATAAACGAAACGATATCCAGAAGGTCGAAAAACGACTACAGGAGAAAGAAAGCAGCGTTGACAAGCGGTTAGAATCACTTGCCAAACGGGAGAAGGATATTCAGTTCCGGGAACGGACCCTGAGTGGAAGAGAAAAGGGGATTACGTTGCGGGAACAGGAGCTGGAGAAGGCGATTCAGGTACAGAATGAAAAACTGGAGAGGATAGCCCAGATGACCGCCGAAGAAGCCAAGCGGGAGCTGAAGGAAAATCTTATCAGCGAGGCGAAGGTGGAAGCGGCGGCAATGATAAAAGAGATAAAAGAGACCGCTGAGCGCAACGCTGAGAAAGAAGCCCGAGAATTGATTATACAGGCGATATATCGATGCGCCGCGGACCACGCGGTGGAATCGACGGTATCGGTGGTGAATCTCCCCAACGAAGAGATGAAAGGGAGAATTATCGGGCGTGAGGGGCGGAATATTCGTTCCTTTGAGACAGCGACCGGCATAGATGTCATCGTGGATGACACTCCGGAAGCGGTAATACTTTCAGGATACGACCCCATCCGGCGCGAGGTGGCGCGAATGGCGCTGGAAAAACTTATTACCGATGGGAGAATTCACCCGACGCGGATAGAAGAGATTGTGGAAAAAACCCAGAAAGAGATGGAGATGCTGATTCGGGAAGCCGGCGAACAGGCGGCTTTTGATGTCGGCGTTCAGGGTCTTCATGCAGAAGTTATTAAACTTCTGGGAAAATTGAAATATAGAACTTCGTACGGTCAGAATGTCCTGCAGCATTCCAAAGAGGTAGCGATACTGGCAGGGTTAATGGCGGCGGAACTGGGGCTTGACCCCAACCTGGCGAAACGCTCGGGACTGCTGCATGATGTCGGCAAAGCGATTGACCGTGAAACCGAAGGAACGCATACGGAAATCGGCGCCAATTTCCTTGCCCGCCTGGGGGAGAACCCGATTATTGTCAATGCCGTGGCGTCACATCACGGTGATGTCCCGCAGGAGACCCCCTACCCGGTATTAGTCCAGGCGGCTGACGCGATTTCAGGAGCCCGTCCGGGGGCGCGACGGGAGCCGCTGGAAGCATATATCAAGCGACTGGAAAAGCTGGAGGAGCTGGCCGATTCGTTTAAAGGCGTATCCAAGGCTTTTGCTATTCAGGCCGGAAGAGAAGTACGGGTCATTGTGGAGTGCGAGACCATAGACGACCTGGCGACTACGATTCTGGCGGGCGATATCGCCAAGAAGATTGAACAGGAAATGGAATATCCCGGGCAGATAAAAGTGACTGTGATTCGTGAGACCAGAGCCACCGAATTTGCCAAATAG
- the zapB gene encoding cell division protein ZapB yields the protein MDALERLEERINKAVALIDKLKEENQILKSEKDRLGKELAEAKARLTELERKESERADAIKTKLGNILDKLGMLEQA from the coding sequence ATGGATGCATTGGAAAGGCTGGAAGAAAGGATAAATAAGGCGGTTGCCTTGATAGATAAGCTTAAGGAAGAGAATCAGATACTGAAAAGCGAGAAGGACCGCCTGGGAAAAGAACTGGCCGAGGCAAAGGCGCGCCTGACTGAACTGGAGCGGAAGGAATCTGAGCGGGCCGATGCTATAAAGACTAAACTGGGGAATATCCTCGACAAGCTGGGAATGCTGGAACAAGCATAA
- a CDS encoding TIGR00282 family metallophosphoesterase yields MALIKVLFFADLVGKPGRFVLSQMCKSLKEKFGADYVIANIENAAGGFGITPEMSRKIFSYGVNCQTSGNHIWDRADILPYLNEQPKLLRPANYPPGVPGNGFLIDDINGTKLAILNLMGRTYMKEIDCPFRTADRELRKIRESTEIVIIDFHAEVTSEKQALAYYLDGKVSAIIGTHTHVQTADETVSERGTAYITDVGMTGPHDSIIGMEKAPSLERFLTGMPRRFACARNDIKISGAVVTIDTADGGAEHIERFKIDYSGESPKEDDVKGL; encoded by the coding sequence ATGGCTCTCATAAAGGTCTTATTTTTTGCCGACTTGGTGGGCAAACCAGGTCGGTTTGTCCTTTCTCAAATGTGCAAGTCACTCAAAGAAAAGTTTGGGGCTGACTATGTCATCGCCAATATCGAGAATGCCGCCGGCGGATTTGGTATCACGCCGGAGATGTCACGAAAAATCTTCTCGTATGGGGTAAACTGCCAGACCTCGGGAAATCATATCTGGGACCGGGCTGATATACTTCCGTACCTGAACGAGCAGCCCAAACTTCTGCGCCCCGCCAATTACCCCCCGGGAGTTCCGGGCAACGGCTTTCTCATTGACGATATCAATGGAACGAAACTGGCAATTTTGAATCTCATGGGGCGAACATATATGAAGGAGATTGATTGCCCTTTTCGGACCGCCGACCGGGAGCTGCGAAAAATCCGGGAATCGACGGAGATTGTCATTATCGATTTTCATGCCGAGGTTACCTCCGAAAAACAGGCCCTGGCTTATTACCTGGACGGCAAAGTCTCGGCAATAATCGGGACGCATACTCATGTGCAGACGGCCGATGAGACGGTGTCGGAAAGAGGAACCGCCTATATCACAGACGTGGGGATGACCGGGCCGCATGACTCTATCATCGGGATGGAAAAAGCGCCGTCACTGGAGAGATTCTTGACGGGAATGCCCAGGCGTTTTGCCTGCGCCCGCAACGATATCAAAATTTCCGGAGCGGTCGTGACCATAGATACCGCTGATGGCGGCGCGGAGCATATTGAGAGATTCAAAATTGACTATAGTGGCGAGAGCCCGAAGGAAGATGACGTAAAGGGACTATGA